Proteins encoded together in one Drosophila albomicans strain 15112-1751.03 chromosome 2R, ASM965048v2, whole genome shotgun sequence window:
- the LOC127565881 gene encoding uncharacterized protein LOC127565881, whose protein sequence is MVDGSKAVKDMSRTASLCMQWNESIKNWNNVSVRMFLANQAWRRGSYRRSLTMHAAPPMTRQFLCRVGDLGPKGSGVAVDIVSHSFANLRSTNGNNECIL, encoded by the exons ATGGTGGATGGAAGTAAAGCTGTTAAAGATATG AGTCGCACCGCTTCCCTTTGCATGCAATGGAATGAGTCGATTAAAAACTGGAATAACGTCTCTGTCAGAATGTTCTTGGCCAACCAGGCGTGGCGAAGGGGCAGTTACCGCAGATCTTTGACGATGCACGCGGCTCCGCCAATGACGCGCCAATTTTTGTGTCGTGTTGGAGACTTGGGTCCCAAAGGGAGCGGAGTGGCGGTCGATATCGTGTCACATTCATTTGCCAATTTACGGTCGACTAATGGCAATAATGAATGCATTTTATAG